The Populus alba chromosome 4, ASM523922v2, whole genome shotgun sequence genome contains a region encoding:
- the LOC118056019 gene encoding uncharacterized protein translates to MAGLLAWAADVVGAHGNNHELSEDRIPIVFTEDQQKYVQELDSKASSLSRSIQGLRLRLPSPDISQRLPHILAHSLASNAALALQLNAHSATKEQAQLRKVTLQEENAAYEKAILNCENKLQERMQETDLLLQKLQEMDETEQTLMEELENAETALDARQSGKSFESVVASEMTAEAGPDAEAEKSAILEKLDNKKKELSSMEEIVQDLEKRWVQVQENELKQPTPAQREKLLDKQLHSLMEQLAVKQAQAEGLVGEIHLKEMELERLKGLWRMIESSNVEGNTARNRFGRSTSEKGSASTDYMVDKLPCSTGGRTEHQQRLMLLRSAFVMYILFLNIVVLIKLSF, encoded by the exons ATGGCGGGATTGCTGGCGTGGGCAGCAGATGTAGTAGGAGCCCATGGAAACAACCATGAATTATCAGAAGATAGAATCCCAATTGTGTTTACCGAAGATCAACAAAAGTATGTTCAAGAATTAGATTCAAAGGCTTCATCTTTGAGCCGTTCGATCCAAGGTCTACGGCTTAGATTGCCTTCACCTGATATCTCTCAACGTCTACCGCACATTCTTGCTCATTCTCTTGCCTCCAATGCTGCTCTTGCTCTCCAGTTGAATGCTCATTCTGCTACTAAAGAGCAG GCCCAATTAAGAAAGGTGACCCTCCAGGAAGAAAATGCTGCATATGAAAAGGCTATATTAAATTGTGAAAATAAACTACAGGAGCGAATGCAGGAAACAGATTTACTTCTTCAGAAGCTACAG GAAATGGATGAGACTGAGCAAACTTTGATGGAGGAGCTGGAAAATGCAGAAACTGCATTGGATGCCAGGCAAAGTGGAAAGTCTTTTGAATCAGTTGTTGCATCTGAAATGACAGCTGAAGCTGGACCAGATGCAGAAGCTGAGAAGTCTGCTATATTAGAGAAGTTggataacaagaaaaaagaattg AGTTCAATGGAAGAAATTGTTCAAGATTTAGAGAAAAGGTGGGTGCAAGTTCAAGAGAATGAACTGAAGCAGCCTACTCCAG CTCAGAGAGAGAAGTTATTGGATAAACAGCTTCATAGCCTAATGGAGCAACTAGCAGTAAAACAG GCACAAGCAGAAGGCCTGGTCGGTGAAATTCATTTGAAAGAGATGGAGCTAGAAAGGTTGAAAGGATTGTGGAGGATGATTGAGAGTAGCAATGTAGAGGGCAATACCGCCAGGAATCGGTTTGGAAGAAGCACCTCAGAGAAGGGTTCTGCTTCTACAGACTATATGGTTGACAAGCTACCTTGTTCCACTGGTGGCCGAACTGAGCACCAACAGAGACTCATGCTTCTGCGGTCAGCTTTTGTTATGTACATTTTATTCTTGAACATTGTGGTCTTAATCAAACTTTCATTTTGA
- the LOC118056059 gene encoding protein trichome birefringence-like 19 produces MIHVPEFHLGKNFLDNGMTKLLITLVLIILAPMIPLYILNISPPIWLPYKSSESRKCDIFRGTWISYHNMPYYNNATCREIFDQQNCMKFGRPDTDFMKWKWKPDKCELPRFEAEQFLELVRGKSMAFVGDSLGRNQMQSLQCLLARVVYPEDIISYTEDKRFKRWFYVNYNFTLASSWAPHLVRTIDTDPNGPTNDRLLNLYLDEADDAWAAQIETYDYVIISAGRWFYGPQVFYENGKVVGCHRCLKNTIKNLTMFYGYRKAFRTSFNTLLSLARFSGVTFLRTLSPAHFENGEWNKGGNCVRTQPVSNGEMKLEGGDLELYLTQVKEFRRAKREGKRRGLDFRLLDISAAMVVRPDGHPNHYGHWPHQNVTIADCVHWCLPGPIDTWNELLLQMLKRERH; encoded by the exons ATGATTCATGTACCTGAATTTCACCTTGGCAAAAACTTTTTAGACAATGGCATGACCAAACTTCTCATAACCCTTGTTCTAATAATTCTTGCCCCCATGATTCCTCTCTACATCCTGAATATCTCACCACCAATATGGCTGCCTTATAAGAGCTCTGAGAGCAGAAAATGTGACATATTTCGTGGGACATGGATTTCGTATCATAATATGCCATATTATAATAATGCAACCTGTCGAGAGATCTTTGATCAACAAAACTGCATGAAGTTTGGCAGACCAGATACTGATTTCATGAAATGGAAGTGGAAACCAGACAAGTGTGAGCTGCCTCGCTTCGAGGCGGAGCAGTTTTTGGAGCTTGTAAGAGGGAAGTCAATGGCATTTGTTGGAGACTCCTTGGGAAGAAACCAAATGCAGTCACTGCAGTGTCTCTTAGCCAGA GTAGTCTATCCTGAAGACATTATTTCTTACACAGAAGATAAAAGATTCAAGAGATGGTTCTATGTTAACTACAACTTCACACTAGCATCCTCTTGGGCACCCCACTTGGTTCGAACCATTGACACGGATCCTAATGGCCCGACCAATGACCGCCTTTTGAATCTTTACTTGGATGAGGCCGACGATGCCTGGGCAGCTCAAATTGAGACGTATGACTACGTGATCATCTCGGCTGGAAGATGGTTCTATGGACCACAAGTGTTTTATGAGAATGGCAAGGTTGTTGGATGCCATCGATGTCTTAAGAACACCATCAAGAACCTCACAATGTTCTATGGATACAGGAAGGCTTTTAGAACTTCTTTCAATACCCTGCTCAGCCTTGCAAGGTTCAGTGGGGTAACATTTTTGAGGACCTTGTCACCGGCACATTTTGAGAACGGGGAATGGAATAAAGGAGGCAATTGTGTCAGGACGCAGCCCGTTTCCAATGGAGAAATGAAATTGGAAGGGGGTGATTTGGAGCTATACTTGACTCAAGTAAAGGAGTTCAGAAGAGCAAAAAGGGAAGGAAAACGGAGGGGCTTGGATTTCAGGTTGCTAGACATAAGTGCAGCAATGGTTGTGAGGCCAGATGGACACCCAAACCATTATGGACACTGGCCGCATCAGAATGTGACCATCGCCGATTGTGTTCATTGGTGCTTACCAGGCCCTATTGATACTTGGAACGAGCTCTTGCTTCAGATGCTGAAGCGGGAAAGGCACTGA
- the LOC118056018 gene encoding protein trichome birefringence-like 19: MRSYLFHFTMKFNDIEFSKEKNSQHGTSKKLLLLACSLLFLTIIPLYLFSTSHSPLSSPKIDVGDLRNIGVVKECDIFSGKWIPHPKGPYYTDATCSLIIDQHNCVKSGRPDTEFMKWRWRPDECELPFFNAKLFLELVKGKKMAFVGDSVGRNQMQSLLCLLASVTQSEDISHRYAVDTAYFKRWFYADYRFTLATLWSPFLVKSRDANPSGHSLNSLMSLDLDQADEAWASEIENFDYVIISAGHWFFRPLIYYMNGQVVGCHNCYLDNITAITKYFGYRMAFRTAFKTLQSLENYKGITFLRTFSPSHFENGAWNEGGNCMRTMPFTTEEKKLDGYELEFYLTQVEELRKAQKKGRKSGLKFELLATTEAMLLRPDGHPNHYGRSPHSNVTVADCVHWCLPGPIDTWNEFLLYMMRREARGSFNVKLQKNISRKI; the protein is encoded by the exons ATGCGAAGTTACTTGTTTCACTTCACCATGAAGTTTAATGACATTGAGTTTTCCAAAGAAAAGAACTCACAGCACGGCACCTCCAAAAAGTTGCTGCTGCTAGCCTGCAGTCTACTTTTCCTCACTATAATCCCTCTCTACCTGTTTTCAACTTCACATTCTCCACTTTCATCTCCTAAGATTGATGTCGGTGATTTGAGAAACATAGGAGTGGTGAAGGAATGTGACATCTTTAGTGGAAAATGGATTCCTCATCCTAAAGGGCCTTACTACACTGATGCAACTTGTAGTCTAATCATCGACCAGCACAATTGCGTGAAGTCTGGGAGACCTGATACAGAGTTCATGAAATGGAGGTGGAGACCAGACGAATGTGAGCTACCGTTCTTTAATGCAAAGCTGTTCTTGGAACTTGTTAAAGGGAAGAAGATGGCCTTCGTCGGAGACTCCGTAGGTCGGAACCAAATGCAATCATTGCTGTGTCTCTTAGCCAGT GTGACCCAGTCCGAGGATATTTCTCATAGATATGCAGTAGACACGGCATATTTCAAACGCTGGTTCTACGCTGATTACAGGTTTACCCTGGCGACTCTTTGGTCTCCATTCTTGGTTAAGTCCCGTGATGCAAACCCCAGTGGTCATTCCCTCAACAGCCTGATGAGCCTTGACTTAGACCAAGCTGATGAGGCATGGGCTAGCGAGATTGAAAATTTCGACTATGTGATCATCTCAGCTGGACATTGGTTCTTCCGTCCTCTGATATACTACATGAATGGTCAGGTTGTGGGTTGTCATAACTGCTACTTGGACAACATTACTGCTATTACAAAGTACTTCGGCTACAGAATGGCATTTCGAACTGCCTTTAAGACCCTTCAAAGCCTAGAGAACTACAAGGGCATTACATTCTTAAGGACGTTTTCTCCTTCACACTTCGAAAATGGAGCATGGAATGAAGGAGGGAATTGTATGAGGACAATGCCCTTTACAACCGAGGAAAAGAAGCTTGATGGTTATGAATTGGAATTCTACCTGACACAAGTTGAAGAACTAAGGAAAGCACAGAAAAAAGGGAGGAAGAGTGGCTTGAAATTTGAGCTGCTAGCTACAACTGAAGCAATGCTGCTGAGACCAGATGGGCACCCAAACCATTATGGGCGCTCACCTCATAGCAATGTGACTGTAGCTGACTGTGTTCACTGGTGCCTGCCGGGCCCCATTGACACTTGGAATGAGTTCTTGCTTTATATGATGAGGAGGGAAGCTCGGGGATCTTTCAATGTGAAGCTACAGAAAAATATTTCACGAAAAATATGA